In Capsicum annuum cultivar UCD-10X-F1 chromosome 11, UCD10Xv1.1, whole genome shotgun sequence, one genomic interval encodes:
- the LOC124888886 gene encoding uncharacterized protein LOC124888886 has translation MSSKFATHQGVEHSTQEYKVNKKVNKLIVKTIPLPLPPFSQRLKKKKEEGKFKMFISMLKELSSNIPLLEAFEKIPGYEKFMKDFVTKKRTINYEDKSGLHHCSAVTLQSLAQKKGDPGGFTIPCIIRKSRFFIALCDLGSSIILIPLAMFKQLGLRPPELIIMRLLMVDHTMKKPIVISFDMMVKVDNFIFPTKFVVLDYKVDFDMPIIFRRPFLSTARALVDIEKEELKFRLNDEEFTFNICRTMN, from the coding sequence ATGAGTAGCAAATTTGCCACTCATCAAGGTGTTGAACATAGTACTCAGGAGTATAAAGTTAACAAGAAGGTCAATAAATTGATAGTGAAGACTATTCCACTACCTCTCCCACCTTTTTCTCAAaggttaaagaaaaagaaagaagaagggaAGTTTAAAATGTTTATTTCTATGCTGAAAGAATTGAGTTCAAATATCCCTCTTCTTGAAGCTTTCGAGAAGATACCTGGatatgaaaaatttatgaaggattttgtAACAAAGAAGAGAACTATCAATTATGAGGATAAAAGTGGGTTGCATCATTGTAGTGCGGTCACATTGCAATCTTTGGCACAAAAGAAGGGTGATCCCGGAGGATTCACGATCCCATGTATCATTAGGAAATCTAGATTTTTCATAGCACTATGTGACTTGGGTTCCAGCATTATCTTGATACCATTGGCaatgttcaaacaattagggttgaGACCTCCTGAACTAATAATAATGCGGTTGTTGATGGTAGACCATACAATGAAGAAGCCCATAGTCATATCATTTGATATGATGGTTAAAGTAGACAACTTCATCTTTCCAACTAAGTTTGTTGTCTTGGATTATAAAGTTGACTTTGATATGCCCATAATCTTTAGGAGACCATTTTTGTCCACGGCCAGAGCATTAGTGGATATAGAGAAGGAGGAGCTTAAATTTAGGTTGAATGATGAGGAGTTTACCTTCAATATTTGTAGAACCATGAATTAG